In Egibacteraceae bacterium, the DNA window CGCCGCGGCGAGCACAACCACCGTGTCAGTCGATGACAACGTCTTCGAACCCGACAGCGTGGACGTCTCTGTCGGCGACACCGTTACCTGGGAGTGGGTCGGCACCCAACCCCACAACGTCCGCGCCGATGACTTCGAGAGCGATCTCCAGACCGAGGGCACGTTCGAGCACACCTTCGAGGAGGTCGGCACCCATTCCTACGTCTGCACCGTCCATCCAGGCATGGAGGGCACCGTCAACGTCGCCGAATAGCCCGCCAGCGGACTGCGGTTGATGGTGACCGCGGGAAACCTGGCGACGGTGAGCCGCTCGGGTCCTGGCTGAGCAGGACCCCTC includes these proteins:
- a CDS encoding plastocyanin/azurin family copper-binding protein; amino-acid sequence: MHMNVKGLAAGSAMLLALAGCSDGGETSPAENGDAAASTTTVSVDDNVFEPDSVDVSVGDTVTWEWVGTQPHNVRADDFESDLQTEGTFEHTFEEVGTHSYVCTVHPGMEGTVNVAE